The Pirellulimonas nuda genome includes a region encoding these proteins:
- a CDS encoding zinc-binding dehydrogenase — translation MSHPIPTQMQALLLEAHHEDVLEAVRSLKVVQRATSKPAHGQVLVKMDASPCNPSDLLFLQGKYGTSKTLPTVPGWEGSGTVVASGGGLLAWWLQGKRVACGNQDDRDGAWAQYMVANAAECIPLKQGLTLEQGATLIINPLTAVGLLATARKEGHAAAVQTAGASQVGRMIVRLAKEAGYPLISVVRRDAQVELLRKEGAEHVLNSSGPDFVAQLTSLCARLKATAAFEAVAGDLTGIVLNAMPRGATAYVYGGLSETACGGVDPLGLIFEDKQLRGFFLGAWLKQQGALGILRAAGRVQKLIIEGRIGTQVQRRVGLDGAVEGLEHYVQNMTDGKVLITPNGSSVDWG, via the coding sequence ATGAGCCACCCGATCCCCACTCAGATGCAGGCCCTCCTGCTGGAAGCCCACCACGAGGATGTGCTCGAAGCGGTCCGCTCGCTAAAGGTGGTCCAGCGAGCCACCTCCAAGCCGGCCCACGGCCAAGTGCTGGTGAAGATGGACGCCTCCCCCTGCAACCCGTCGGACCTGCTCTTCTTGCAGGGCAAGTACGGGACCAGCAAGACGCTGCCAACCGTGCCCGGCTGGGAGGGTTCCGGGACCGTGGTCGCCAGCGGCGGGGGGCTGCTTGCTTGGTGGCTGCAAGGCAAGCGTGTGGCGTGCGGCAACCAGGACGACCGTGACGGCGCCTGGGCCCAGTATATGGTCGCCAACGCCGCGGAGTGCATTCCCCTCAAGCAGGGGCTCACCCTGGAGCAGGGCGCCACGCTGATCATCAACCCGCTGACCGCGGTCGGGCTGCTCGCTACGGCACGCAAGGAGGGCCACGCCGCGGCGGTGCAGACCGCCGGGGCGAGCCAGGTAGGGAGGATGATCGTCCGCTTGGCAAAAGAGGCGGGGTATCCGCTGATCTCGGTGGTCCGCCGCGACGCCCAGGTAGAGCTGCTCCGAAAGGAGGGCGCCGAGCACGTACTCAATTCGTCGGGCCCGGACTTCGTAGCGCAGCTGACGTCCCTATGCGCCCGGCTCAAGGCAACTGCTGCGTTCGAAGCCGTAGCGGGGGACCTAACGGGCATAGTGCTCAACGCCATGCCGCGTGGAGCGACGGCCTACGTCTACGGCGGGCTCTCCGAGACGGCGTGCGGGGGCGTGGACCCGCTGGGGCTGATCTTCGAGGACAAGCAGCTGCGGGGTTTCTTCCTGGGGGCCTGGCTGAAGCAGCAGGGCGCCCTGGGGATCCTCCGTGCCGCGGGGCGGGTGCAGAAGCTAATCATCGAGGGGCGGATTGGCACCCAGGTCCAGCGCCGCGTAGGACTCGATGGCGCCGTCGAGGGGCTCGAGCACTACGTCCAGAATATGACGGATGGGAAGGTGCTGATCACGCCCAATGGATCGAGCGTGGATTGGGGATGA
- a CDS encoding YybH family protein, with product MKAVALLAVWTAVACTTARGADSGPESSDDAASIRQRVDAYVAAYNRHDAAALAGCWAEDAVYLNRETGQPVEGRPAIREMFAGMFESGEASRLSVTIDSIRLVTPDVAIEDGTAEIVTADGGVVGSTYTAIHAKKNGEWFLNSVRETDAPGASAEPNELNQLAWLVGEWADEAEDATTRSRWQWAKNGHFLTNNFSVSVADRVELEGTQVVGWDPVARQIRSWVFDSEGGYAEGVWRRAGERWMVKTRSTLSDGSRASATSIYAPVDESAFTWSSIDRQIDGEPQADIQEISVHRQSTDASAEVLQELSSEGK from the coding sequence ATGAAAGCAGTTGCACTATTGGCCGTTTGGACAGCCGTGGCATGCACCACCGCAAGGGGCGCCGACTCAGGCCCCGAATCGAGCGACGACGCCGCATCGATACGCCAGCGCGTGGACGCCTACGTGGCCGCCTACAATCGGCATGACGCCGCGGCGCTCGCGGGCTGTTGGGCCGAGGACGCCGTCTACCTGAACCGCGAGACCGGCCAGCCGGTCGAGGGGCGACCGGCGATCCGCGAGATGTTCGCCGGCATGTTCGAGTCCGGCGAGGCGTCCCGGCTCTCGGTCACGATCGATTCGATTCGTCTGGTGACCCCCGACGTGGCCATCGAAGACGGGACCGCCGAGATCGTCACGGCCGACGGCGGCGTGGTCGGCAGCACGTACACCGCCATCCATGCAAAGAAGAACGGCGAGTGGTTCCTAAATAGCGTTCGGGAAACGGACGCGCCGGGGGCGTCGGCCGAGCCCAACGAGCTCAATCAGCTCGCGTGGCTCGTCGGGGAATGGGCCGACGAGGCCGAGGACGCCACCACACGCTCCCGCTGGCAATGGGCCAAGAACGGACACTTCCTGACCAACAACTTCAGCGTCAGCGTCGCCGACCGAGTCGAGTTGGAAGGGACGCAGGTCGTCGGATGGGATCCGGTCGCACGGCAGATCCGCTCGTGGGTCTTCGACTCCGAGGGCGGGTACGCAGAAGGGGTCTGGCGGCGCGCCGGGGAGCGGTGGATGGTGAAGACGAGGTCAACGCTCAGCGATGGGTCGCGCGCGTCGGCCACGAGCATCTACGCTCCGGTTGATGAGAGCGCGTTCACGTGGAGTTCTATTGATCGGCAGATCGATGGCGAGCCGCAGGCCGACATCCAGGAAATCTCCGTCCACCGGCAATCCACGGACGCGTCGGCGGAAGTGTTGCAAGAACTATCAAGTGAGGGAAAGTAG
- a CDS encoding DUF1549 and DUF1553 domain-containing protein yields MPMLRSAAVFVLLPAALLRGADDAKHWAFEPLRDPAPPTTSGDAWSRTEVDRFLRARQLAAGLTPNPEADRRTLIRRATYDLHGLPPTPKEVEAFVSDPATDAYDRLIDRLLASPRYGERWGRHWLDLARYGDSMGYRYDDDTPGAYHYRDFVIRALNADMPYDRFVGWQIAGDELAPGDPDALAATGLAAVGPKERIEGTKTNRLITRYDELDDIVSTVGSGMLGLTVGCARCHDHKNDPVTQAEYYGLVGVFLSGARGERELTDRDAAKQLATWRTRSAELDHALAEWVEMSGPEAARLVAEQRRLIEQESLALLEQIRPKGPAGKSLTEARLRQIMINRGDKLLSKQAQRRYLEIDALLGGGRALLVSLAGPLRDAAPVAMRERLDGLLAEHRGAIAAQPPAPPKALVYVDQSAQPTPSPLMARGSIENPEAPVPTNAFLHALTGTQFVSLQRPAEAKTTHQRAALAHWMTDVDAGGGALLARVMANRLWHHHFGEGLVRTPSDFGIAGDMPAAPELLDWLAGELVRRHWSLKAMHRLIMQSAVYRQTGQQSPEAARSDPENRLWSRKPAVRLESEALRDAMLLIVGKLNDEMYGPPVRLPIPKVMQLSMVAKPYPSTAPESVQLYRRTVYAFVKRTVPNPLTQTFDGADPSASCGCRIQTTVAPQALLLMNNEFVRDCGARLAERVVNEVGADPTAQLDRAYELALNRPPTVDERAECLAFLEQQAGLREGKQQAALADMCQLLFALNEFHYID; encoded by the coding sequence ATGCCCATGCTTCGATCGGCTGCCGTTTTCGTGCTGCTGCCCGCAGCTCTCTTGCGGGGCGCAGACGACGCCAAGCATTGGGCGTTTGAGCCCCTTCGCGACCCTGCGCCGCCGACCACCTCGGGAGACGCTTGGTCGCGGACGGAAGTCGACCGCTTCCTCCGCGCCCGCCAGCTGGCGGCGGGGCTGACGCCCAACCCCGAGGCCGATCGCCGCACGCTGATCCGCCGCGCAACCTACGACCTGCACGGGCTGCCTCCTACGCCCAAAGAGGTCGAGGCGTTCGTCTCCGACCCGGCGACCGACGCCTACGACCGGCTCATCGATCGCTTGCTCGCTAGCCCGCGATACGGCGAGCGGTGGGGTCGGCACTGGCTCGACCTCGCCCGCTACGGCGACAGCATGGGCTACCGCTACGACGACGACACACCCGGCGCTTACCACTACCGCGACTTCGTGATCCGCGCCCTCAACGCCGACATGCCCTACGACCGGTTCGTCGGCTGGCAGATCGCCGGCGACGAGCTGGCGCCGGGCGACCCCGACGCGCTGGCAGCCACGGGCCTGGCCGCGGTTGGCCCCAAGGAACGCATCGAGGGGACCAAGACCAACCGCCTCATCACGCGCTACGACGAGCTAGACGACATTGTCTCGACCGTCGGCTCGGGGATGCTCGGCCTGACCGTCGGCTGCGCCCGCTGCCACGACCACAAGAACGACCCGGTCACGCAGGCGGAGTACTACGGCCTGGTTGGCGTCTTCCTGAGCGGCGCGCGGGGCGAAAGAGAGCTGACAGACCGCGACGCAGCAAAGCAGCTCGCCACTTGGCGGACACGCAGCGCGGAGCTGGACCACGCGCTGGCCGAGTGGGTGGAAATGAGTGGCCCCGAAGCGGCCCGGCTCGTCGCCGAGCAGCGGAGGTTAATCGAGCAGGAGTCGCTCGCGCTGCTGGAACAGATTCGGCCGAAGGGGCCGGCAGGCAAGAGTCTGACCGAGGCGCGTCTCCGCCAGATCATGATCAACCGCGGCGACAAGCTGCTCAGCAAGCAGGCCCAGCGGCGGTATTTGGAGATCGACGCTTTGCTGGGCGGAGGGCGGGCGCTGCTTGTGAGCCTGGCCGGCCCGCTCCGCGACGCGGCGCCCGTTGCAATGCGTGAGCGGCTCGACGGGCTGCTGGCCGAACACCGGGGGGCGATTGCCGCACAGCCCCCGGCCCCGCCGAAGGCGTTGGTGTACGTCGATCAGTCTGCCCAGCCGACCCCGAGCCCGCTGATGGCGCGCGGCAGCATTGAGAACCCCGAGGCGCCGGTCCCGACAAACGCCTTCCTGCACGCCCTTACCGGCACGCAGTTCGTATCGTTGCAGCGACCCGCCGAGGCGAAGACCACCCACCAGCGTGCCGCCCTCGCGCACTGGATGACCGACGTCGATGCGGGCGGCGGCGCGTTGCTGGCCCGCGTGATGGCCAACCGGCTGTGGCACCACCATTTCGGTGAGGGACTGGTGCGCACCCCGAGCGACTTCGGCATCGCTGGCGATATGCCCGCTGCGCCCGAGCTGCTCGACTGGCTCGCCGGCGAGCTGGTCCGACGGCACTGGTCGCTCAAGGCGATGCACCGGCTCATCATGCAGAGCGCGGTCTACCGCCAGACCGGCCAACAATCGCCCGAGGCCGCCCGATCTGACCCCGAGAACCGCCTCTGGAGCCGCAAGCCCGCGGTGCGGCTGGAGTCCGAGGCGCTCCGCGACGCCATGCTGCTCATCGTGGGCAAGCTGAACGACGAGATGTACGGCCCCCCCGTCCGGCTGCCGATCCCCAAGGTAATGCAGCTCTCGATGGTCGCCAAACCCTACCCCAGCACTGCGCCCGAGAGCGTGCAGCTCTACCGCCGCACGGTCTACGCGTTCGTGAAACGGACCGTCCCCAACCCGCTGACGCAAACCTTCGACGGCGCCGACCCCAGCGCGAGCTGCGGCTGCCGCATTCAGACCACCGTGGCGCCCCAGGCGCTGTTGCTGATGAACAACGAGTTCGTCCGCGACTGCGGCGCCCGACTCGCCGAGCGCGTGGTAAACGAAGTGGGCGCAGACCCGACAGCACAGCTCGACCGCGCCTACGAGCTAGCCCTCAACCGCCCACCGACCGTGGATGAGCGGGCCGAGTGCTTGGCGTTCCTCGAGCAACAGGCCGGTTTGCGGGAGGGAAAGCAGCAGGCGGCGCTGGCAGATATGTGTCAATTGCTGTTCGCGCTGAACGAGTTTCACTACATCGACTAG
- a CDS encoding transposase: MKGVTTGSGKRERRHFTGAQKGAIVKAHLVDGVAISELCDKHGIQPTQFYLWQKQLFENCGVAFERKAKPGRKSPEQQKIEQLRAKLIDKNEVIAELMEENVKAKKANGEL, translated from the coding sequence ATGAAAGGGGTGACAACGGGTTCAGGCAAGCGAGAGCGGCGTCACTTCACCGGCGCCCAGAAGGGGGCGATCGTCAAGGCGCACTTGGTAGACGGGGTGGCGATCTCGGAGCTTTGCGACAAGCACGGCATCCAGCCGACGCAGTTCTACCTCTGGCAGAAGCAGCTGTTCGAGAACTGTGGCGTGGCGTTCGAGCGTAAGGCCAAGCCGGGCCGCAAGTCGCCCGAGCAGCAGAAGATCGAGCAGCTGCGGGCCAAGCTAATCGACAAGAACGAGGTGATCGCGGAGCTGATGGAGGAGAACGTCAAGGCAAAAAAAGCCAATGGGGAACTCTGA
- a CDS encoding PEP-CTERM sorting domain-containing protein: MFPGAKAIQDVTVFATASINPTGQELFFDDLFGVSSAGIVRETQVGDSIDLTLTGWAFEGSNALGDYRFGAVGPFTGADYSGVITNVVQDPTDPGFSTGAPSSFVSGDVFLTGSSFAFEFLSGPLAGIVLVTDPAQNFAFEASFDGLPPSLGTVFTPTAGSDAVLNVYLTDASGALVEWVGTSSDRRVITTPEPGSLTLLGLLGLLGFLPVRKRRAMACARC; encoded by the coding sequence TTGTTCCCCGGCGCTAAGGCGATCCAGGACGTCACGGTGTTCGCAACGGCGTCGATCAACCCGACCGGTCAGGAGCTGTTCTTCGACGACTTGTTTGGCGTATCCAGCGCCGGGATCGTCCGCGAGACGCAGGTAGGCGACTCCATCGACCTGACACTCACGGGGTGGGCCTTCGAAGGCAGCAACGCGTTGGGTGACTACCGCTTTGGCGCGGTCGGTCCGTTTACCGGCGCCGACTACTCGGGAGTCATCACCAACGTCGTGCAGGACCCCACCGACCCCGGCTTCTCGACGGGTGCGCCCTCCAGCTTCGTGTCCGGCGACGTGTTCCTGACGGGGAGCAGCTTTGCCTTTGAGTTCTTGAGCGGCCCGCTCGCCGGCATCGTCCTGGTCACGGATCCGGCTCAGAATTTTGCGTTCGAAGCGTCCTTTGACGGGCTGCCGCCGTCCTTGGGCACTGTGTTCACGCCAACCGCCGGAAGCGATGCAGTCCTCAACGTGTACCTGACCGACGCCAGCGGCGCCCTGGTGGAATGGGTGGGGACATCCAGTGACCGCCGGGTGATCACGACCCCTGAGCCCGGATCGCTCACGCTACTTGGCCTATTGGGACTGCTTGGATTCTTGCCGGTCCGCAAGCGTCGGGCCATGGCGTGTGCTCGATGCTAG
- a CDS encoding IS3 family transposase: MVDYVRKWSTRTELPATKLVRWIGLGTSKFYDWRQRYGKANEHNALVPRDHWLQAWEKDAILAFHAEHPLEGYRRLTYLMMDQDVVAVSPATVYRVLKAHGCFERWNRPASGKGTGFQQPLAPHEHWHCDISYVNICGTFYYLISVLDGASRFLVHWELRESMTEADVELTLLRAREAFPAAKPRVITDNGPQFVAKDFKEFIRISGMTHVRTSPYYPQSNGKIERWHGTLKQDCIRPNVPLSLEEARELVGRFVDEYNGERLHSALGYVTPADQLAGRAKAIFAERDRKLEAARERRARSRQAQRKESAA, translated from the coding sequence GTGGTCGATTACGTCCGGAAGTGGAGCACGCGCACCGAGCTCCCCGCGACGAAGTTGGTCCGCTGGATCGGGCTGGGCACGAGCAAGTTCTACGACTGGAGGCAGCGTTACGGCAAGGCGAACGAGCACAACGCGCTCGTGCCGCGCGACCACTGGCTCCAGGCGTGGGAGAAGGACGCGATCCTGGCCTTCCACGCCGAGCACCCGCTGGAAGGGTACCGCCGCTTGACCTACCTGATGATGGACCAAGACGTGGTGGCGGTGAGCCCGGCGACGGTCTACCGCGTGCTCAAGGCGCACGGCTGCTTCGAACGGTGGAACCGGCCCGCGAGCGGCAAGGGGACGGGATTCCAGCAGCCTTTAGCGCCCCACGAGCACTGGCACTGCGACATCAGCTACGTGAACATCTGCGGGACGTTCTACTACCTGATCAGCGTGCTCGACGGCGCCAGCCGCTTCCTGGTGCATTGGGAGCTGCGGGAGAGCATGACCGAGGCCGACGTCGAGCTCACGCTGCTGCGTGCCAGAGAGGCGTTCCCCGCGGCGAAGCCGCGGGTCATCACCGACAACGGGCCGCAGTTCGTCGCCAAGGACTTCAAGGAGTTCATCCGCATCAGCGGCATGACGCACGTGAGAACCTCGCCGTACTATCCTCAGAGTAACGGGAAGATCGAGCGTTGGCACGGGACTCTCAAGCAGGACTGCATCCGGCCGAACGTTCCGCTGTCGCTGGAAGAAGCCCGCGAGCTTGTTGGGCGCTTCGTCGATGAGTACAACGGCGAACGGCTGCACAGCGCCTTGGGCTACGTCACGCCGGCCGACCAGCTGGCGGGCCGCGCCAAAGCGATCTTCGCCGAGCGCGACCGCAAGCTCGAAGCGGCGCGCGAACGTCGCGCCCGCAGCCGACAGGCGCAGCGGAAAGAGTCCGCCGCATGA
- a CDS encoding DUF1501 domain-containing protein: MPNLCNSGQSSFLSRRDMLRGAGMGLGALALADLMGGGASASTVANPARAKPTRTAPKAKSIIWLFQEGGPSAFDLFDPKPMLTRRAGQQLPGVDPFFGSPGPLMKSPYKFAQYGESGAWVSDVMPEITACVDDIAFIKSMHCESNSHAPAMYQMNTGYARPGFPSAGAWVTYGLGSENTDLPGFVVLPKQVGSKGGALNWGAGFLPSAFQGTTFRGGGQPILNLRRPADLSDAQQRAQLDLALRLNQQHLEAHPAERDLEARIASFELAYRMQFEAARAVDLSEETTATKQMYGMEEEPTRDYGQKLLLARRLVERGVRFVQAYPADHWDAHDNLRKNHDELARMTDKPVAALLKDLKQRGLLETTLVVWGGEFGRLPVSQKGVGRDHNPYGFLVWMAGGGVLGGTSVGETDDFGYHVAQHPVSVPDLHATVLHLMGIQHERLTYHHSGRNFRLTDVSGEVITPILA; the protein is encoded by the coding sequence ATGCCCAACCTCTGCAACTCTGGCCAATCTTCGTTCCTATCGCGGCGCGACATGCTGCGCGGCGCCGGCATGGGGCTGGGGGCGCTCGCGCTGGCCGACTTGATGGGGGGAGGGGCGTCTGCTTCGACCGTCGCTAACCCCGCTCGGGCCAAGCCGACCCGCACCGCTCCCAAGGCGAAGTCGATCATCTGGCTCTTCCAGGAAGGGGGGCCGAGCGCGTTCGACCTGTTCGACCCCAAGCCCATGCTCACTCGCCGCGCCGGCCAGCAACTGCCGGGGGTCGATCCCTTCTTCGGCAGCCCCGGGCCGCTGATGAAGTCGCCCTACAAGTTCGCGCAGTACGGAGAATCGGGGGCGTGGGTCTCCGACGTGATGCCGGAGATCACGGCTTGCGTCGATGACATTGCGTTTATTAAGAGCATGCACTGTGAGTCGAACAGCCACGCCCCGGCGATGTACCAGATGAACACCGGGTACGCCCGTCCCGGGTTCCCGAGCGCGGGCGCCTGGGTCACCTACGGGCTGGGCTCGGAGAACACAGACCTGCCCGGCTTTGTGGTGCTACCCAAGCAAGTTGGCTCGAAGGGGGGCGCGCTGAACTGGGGCGCCGGGTTCCTCCCCAGCGCGTTCCAGGGGACTACCTTCCGTGGCGGGGGCCAACCAATCCTTAACCTCCGCCGCCCCGCCGATCTTTCCGACGCTCAGCAACGCGCCCAACTCGACCTGGCGCTGCGGCTCAACCAGCAGCACCTGGAAGCCCACCCGGCGGAGCGCGACCTCGAGGCCCGCATCGCCAGCTTCGAGCTGGCGTACCGTATGCAGTTCGAGGCGGCCCGCGCCGTTGATCTGAGCGAGGAGACCACGGCCACCAAGCAGATGTACGGTATGGAAGAAGAACCGACCCGCGACTACGGCCAGAAGCTGCTGCTGGCCCGCCGGCTGGTGGAGCGTGGCGTGCGGTTCGTGCAGGCCTACCCTGCGGACCACTGGGACGCCCACGACAATCTCAGAAAGAACCACGACGAGCTGGCGCGGATGACGGACAAGCCGGTCGCGGCGCTGCTGAAGGACCTCAAGCAGCGAGGCCTACTCGAAACAACGCTGGTGGTTTGGGGGGGAGAGTTCGGCCGGCTGCCCGTTTCTCAAAAAGGGGTCGGTCGCGACCACAACCCGTACGGATTCCTGGTCTGGATGGCCGGCGGCGGCGTCCTTGGGGGGACCAGCGTGGGGGAGACCGACGACTTCGGCTACCACGTCGCCCAGCACCCCGTCAGCGTCCCCGACCTGCACGCCACGGTCTTGCACCTGATGGGGATCCAGCACGAACGCCTGACCTACCACCACAGCGGACGCAATTTCCGCCTGACCGACGTGTCAGGCGAGGTCATCACGCCGATCCTGGCGTAG